Below is a window of Thermoplasmata archaeon DNA.
GCACAGCGGTGCCCTCGTCCGGCAGCATTACGAGGCCCGCCTCGGGATCCGACTTGCCCGCGAGAGCCTAGGGTTCTTTCAGCGATTCGCCGCCGAGACGGGCTTCTCGTGCGACTTCCGAACGACCGGCTTCCTCTCCGGGGCGCGAACGCGGGACGTCCCGGCGTTCGACGCGCTGCTCGGCCTCATGCAGCAGGAGGGCGTCCGGGCGGTCCGGCTGACGCCCGGGGAAGCGACGTCCGCCGAGCCCTCGCTCGATGCCTCCGATTACGAAGCCCTCGTCTACGATCCGGACGCAGGCTACGCGGACCCGATCGCGACGGCGACGGGGTTCGCGCGCGCCGCGGAGCGTCGCGGGGCGACTGTCCTTGAGGGACGCCCGGTCCGGTCCATCGTCACGAAACACAAGGACGTCACCGGCGTTCGGCTCCCCGGGGCCGGGCTCATCGAGACGGAGCGCGTCGTGCTCGCCGCCGGCAACTGGACCGCGGCCCTCGCGCGCCCGCTCGGCGTCCGCTTGCCGATCCGTTTCGTCCGCGGCGATGTCGCGATTCTCCGCCGACCGATCGGGTTCGGACCCCCGCCGAAGATCCACTTCGATTTCTACGGGAACACGTACTCGCGGCCGGACGCGGACAAGGATACACTGGCCGGGTACATGGACACAAGCCCTCGCAAGACAATCGCGCGGCATGAGCTCGCGGACGACTCCGTGCCCGCAAGGACGGTCCGCGACTTGCGGTCCCGCCTCTCGAAGCGGTTCCCGTCGATGGAGCGGTCCCAACCGCGGGGAGGCTGGTCGGGCGTCTACGACGTCACGCCGGACGCCTACCCGATCGTCGACGCTGCGGGTCCGCGGGGACTGTTCGTGGCGGCAGGGTTGAGCGGCCACGGTTTCAAGCTCTCGCCCGCACTGGGCCGGCTCCTCGCCGAGTACGTCGCGACCGATCGCACACCCGAAGGGATCGCCCCGCTCCGCACGTCCCGTTTTCAGGAGCGAGCGCCAGTCCGCCCGGAGGCGCCGTTCCCCGCCCGCCGAGGCGACCGCCTGCCCTAGGCCGCGGGCCCTCGGACGTCGCCGCGCCGGGTCGTCGGATAGTTTCGCCAACCATCTCGTCGACATTATAAGTAGGGCCGTCCCGTTGCACGCGTGCGGATGCACGAAATCGTCTGCGTGGGCGATGTCCACGAAGGCCTGAATTTCGACTTCCGGATCGACCCGGAGACGGGCATCTCGGAGCGGGCGCTCGACCTCCACGGAAACTTCGCGAAGGCGGCCCGGTGGGCGATCGATCACAAAGCCGCGCTGTTCTGTGTCCTCGGCGACCTGTTCGACCGCACGCACGTCGCTCCCGTGTTCCGGGAGATGGTCCGCCGCGACGTAATCGAGCCGCTCGGCGCCGCCGGCATCGAGGTCTGGCTCCTCGCCGGGAACCACGACCAACCGCGCCGGAACGCGCGCGCGACGTCCCTCGACGACTTCCGCGGATACACGCACGTCCGCGTCTTCCGCGAGCCGAAGGCGGAGGTGCGGACGATCGATGGCCGCAA
It encodes the following:
- a CDS encoding FAD-dependent oxidoreductase gives rise to the protein MTAPSAPRRTEVVVVGGGCIGASVAFHLAGRGLGVVLVDKGHIASGATGHSGALVRQHYEARLGIRLARESLGFFQRFAAETGFSCDFRTTGFLSGARTRDVPAFDALLGLMQQEGVRAVRLTPGEATSAEPSLDASDYEALVYDPDAGYADPIATATGFARAAERRGATVLEGRPVRSIVTKHKDVTGVRLPGAGLIETERVVLAAGNWTAALARPLGVRLPIRFVRGDVAILRRPIGFGPPPKIHFDFYGNTYSRPDADKDTLAGYMDTSPRKTIARHELADDSVPARTVRDLRSRLSKRFPSMERSQPRGGWSGVYDVTPDAYPIVDAAGPRGLFVAAGLSGHGFKLSPALGRLLAEYVATDRTPEGIAPLRTSRFQERAPVRPEAPFPARRGDRLP